One segment of Pelecanus crispus isolate bPelCri1 chromosome 2, bPelCri1.pri, whole genome shotgun sequence DNA contains the following:
- the RIPK1 gene encoding receptor-interacting serine/threonine-protein kinase 1 — MSLEDIHMNTQDLLEKKQLDAGGFGTISLCFHKKHGYVVLKKVYTGPQRTEYNASLLEEGRIMRRLQHDRVVKLLGIILEDGNYSLVMEYVDRGNMMKVLQKLSLPLTVKGRFVLEITEGMLYLHEQGFVHKDLKPENILVDTDFHIKIADLGVASFKNWSRLTQEETVRQKQIKSTCQNNAGTLFYMAPEHLRCVNVKPVEKSDVYSFGIVIWAIFANKEPYEHGINEAQICFGIINGNRPDIEEITDKCPVEIIDLMKQCWEQESEKRPTFAEISQRYKPFYYQNLGKNIEDDLKKLKNMCPESNELLNRMQSLQIDAVAEDTSNGQVDQPSSLHSSQGPMTSQVNEALFAASPENQPVESCETSFTCPDNLERKLQREYNYHVFGSWMDKALPPVVYTPEMREEERRRRVSHDPFAKLSPAPQWNELYPRAEKTGSNTNPYFWPQPAATALKQGNVDIFYGPNPNSVLMGNTEGLHRLCSASTFSLSKPPVPESSPNLQPQTNVNWYPKNADTETGNKDSTSFTRGTFAYYPTAPRVSAEDSIKYNISNSSGIQIGSYNHMKIEEHNQHISTSPVATEAAYMHYEAMGVFDDTTILTEKHLNLVREKLAKQWKHCARKLGFSDPEIDEIDHDYERDGLKEKVYQMLLKWVMREGSKGATVGKLAKALFGCQRLDLLTSLVQINEE, encoded by the exons ATGTCTCTGGAAGACATCCACATGAACACCCAGgatttgcttgaaaaaaaacaattagaCGCTGGAGGATTTGGAACAATTTCTTTATGCTTTCACAAGAAACATGGATatgtagtattaaaaaaagtgtatacAGGACCCCAGCGCACTGA atatAATGCCTCCCTCCTTGAAGAAGGCAGGATTATGCGCAGACTGCAGCATGACCGTGTGGTAAAACTACTAGGTATAATTTTGGAAGATGGAAACTACTCACTTGTGATGGAGTATGTGGACCGGGGGAACATGATGAAAGTGCTACAGAAA CTCTCACTGCCTTTGACAGTGAAAGGGCGTTTTGTGCTGGAGATCACAGAAGGAATGCTTTATCTGCATGAGCAAGGCTTCGTACACAAAGacctaaaaccagaaaacatcCTTGTGGACACAGACTTCCACATTAAG ATTGCAGATCTCGGTGTTGCCTCCTTTAAGAACTGGAGTCGGCTGACCCAAGAAGAGACTGTCCGACAGAAGCAAATCAAGAGCACTTGCCAGAACAATGCTGGGACTCTTTTCTATATGGCCCCAGAGCATTTACGCTGTGTTAATGTAAAACCTGTGGAAAAATCAGATGTTTACAGCTTCGGCATAGTGATCTGGGCGATTTTTGCTAACAAAGAGCCATATGAAC ATGGTATAAATGAAGCCCAGATTTGCTTTGGCATCATTAACGGAAACAGACCAGACATAGAGGAGATCACTGATAAATGTCCAGTGGAAATTATTGACTTAATGAAACAATGCTGGGAGCAAGAGTCAGAGAAACGGCCAACCTTTGCAG aaatTAGTCAAAGATACAAGCCATTTTACTATCAAAATctaggaaaaaatattgaagatGATCTGAAGAAGTTAAAA AACATGTGTCCCGAGTCAAATGAACTGCTGAATAGGATGCAGTCCCTTCAAATAGATGCTGTAGCAGAAGATACCAGTAATGGTCAAGTAG ATCAGCCTAGTTCTCTACACAGCTCTCAAGGTCCCATGACCAGTCAGGTTAACGAAGCCCTGTTTGCTGCCTCCCCTGAGAACCAGCCTGTTGAGAGCTGTGAGACCTCATTTACATGCCCTGATaatctggaaagaaaacttCAGCGTGAATACAACTACCATGTATTCGGGAGCTGGATGGATAAAGCACTTCCACCTGTAGTATACACCCCTGaaatgagagaggaagaaaggagacgAAGAGTTTCCCATGATCCGTTTGCAAAGCTATCTCCTGCTCCTCAATGGAATGAACTGTATCCAAGAGCTGAAAAAACAGGATCAAACACTAATCCGTATTTTTGGCCACAGCCAGCTGCAACAGCACTGAAACAGGGAAATGTAGATATTTTTTATGGGCCAAACCCTAACAGTGTTCTAATGGGAAATACAGAGGGTCTCCATAGATTGTGTTCAGCCAGTACCTTTAGCCTAAGTAAACCTCCTGTGCCTGAATCTAGCCCAAACCTGCAGCCACAGACCAATGTAAACTGGTATCCAAAGAATGCCGACACAGAAACAG GTAACAAGGATTCTACTTCTTTCACAAGGGGGACTTTTGCATATTACCCTACTGCACCCAGAGTAAGCGCAG AAGATTCAATCAAATACAACATAAGTAACAGTTCTGGAATTCAAATTGGATCCTACAATCACATGAAGATTGAAGAGCACAATCAACACATCAGCACTTCTCCCGTTGCTACAGAAGCAGCTTACATGCATTATGAAGCAATGGGTGTATTTG acgATACTACTATCCTGACTGAAAAACATCTGAATCTAGTGAGAGAAAAGTTGGCTAAACAGTGGAAGCACTGTGCTCGTAAACTGGGCTTCAGTGATCCCGAGATTGATGAAATTGATCATGACTATGAACGAGATggactaaaagaaaaagtttaccAAATGCTGCTTAAGT